The following proteins come from a genomic window of Paenibacillus swuensis:
- a CDS encoding YqcI/YcgG family protein translates to MSNLYTKSWLDANLTERPLWQQDAFTQFGAMIADPDQSYPCVPGRQGFLTDQLRFGFAGDPRSESSTEEVAELLVQYGECSRETGKYASLVIFFDTPYELRADSTVEQYEELFWSFLNRLTQLDTKPWPEHISKDPSDPTWEFCYDGHPYFSFCATPAHIIRKSRSFSYFMMAFQPRWVFEHINDSTPFGRNMKKVIRSKLQAYDGIPVHPALKWYGQEDNQEWKQYFLRDDETSPSKCPYTAMKNKLKSLGLSFHK, encoded by the coding sequence ATGAGTAATCTTTACACCAAGAGCTGGCTCGACGCCAACCTTACCGAAAGACCCCTATGGCAACAAGACGCCTTTACTCAATTTGGCGCGATGATTGCAGATCCTGATCAGAGCTATCCGTGTGTGCCGGGCCGGCAGGGATTTCTGACAGATCAATTGCGTTTCGGCTTTGCCGGCGATCCCCGTAGCGAGTCCAGTACGGAGGAAGTTGCCGAGCTGCTGGTTCAGTACGGTGAATGTTCCCGTGAAACCGGCAAGTACGCTTCCCTAGTCATTTTCTTCGACACCCCTTACGAGTTGCGCGCTGACTCCACGGTTGAACAATATGAAGAGTTATTCTGGTCGTTCCTGAATCGCTTGACCCAGCTGGATACCAAGCCTTGGCCTGAGCATATCTCTAAAGATCCGTCCGACCCGACTTGGGAGTTCTGTTATGACGGTCATCCCTATTTCAGTTTCTGCGCCACGCCCGCCCACATCATTCGCAAGAGCCGCAGTTTCTCCTACTTCATGATGGCGTTCCAACCCCGGTGGGTTTTTGAACATATTAACGACTCCACCCCTTTTGGCCGCAATATGAAAAAAGTGATCCGCAGCAAGCTCCAAGCCTACGACGGCATACCTGTTCATCCCGCGCTCAAGTGGTATGGCCAGGAGGATAATCAGGAATGGAAGCAATATTTCCTGCGGGACGACGAAACTTCACCTTCCAAATGCCCTTACACGGCGATGAAAAATAAACTAAAATCGCTAGGCTTGTCCTTCCACAAGTGA
- a CDS encoding amino acid permease: MSPSADEHKHEPKQGKLSWLQFTLFGVGCTMGTAFFLGSSIAIEKSGIYVLLTFLLVVIITYFIYAALAELTAEHPEKGSFRTYAKKAFGRWAGFSTGWLYWASEMLILGASLTALGLFSQFWFPSVPLWVYAGFYALLALIVVIIGSRGINKAEDFFAIIKIAAVLMFITIVVIALFRNPKQMDLSGQRMDEWLSPGWKGAWKGLLYAFYAFSGIEVMGFMAMNLRHPKEALKAGRVMLLAVGLLYIVSIGLALVYISPKDVTPDKSPLTLALEVTGTPFFVHLLNGVFIIAGFSILVASLYAVSTMLVTLSQDGDAPAKLADTVGKRKLPLYALGVNTLGLLVSIAMALWMPKSIFEHIVTAGGLVLLYNWLIIAASYLKLGKPSVWGRLRTWIAIGFILFAVSGTLMEPSSRPGFWASLGILLIVAVITLGMKHHWAAKESS, from the coding sequence GTGAGTCCATCAGCAGATGAGCATAAGCATGAACCGAAGCAAGGGAAGTTAAGCTGGCTGCAGTTTACGCTCTTTGGCGTGGGCTGCACGATGGGGACGGCTTTTTTTCTTGGGTCCAGTATTGCCATTGAGAAAAGCGGTATCTACGTTCTATTGACCTTTCTGCTCGTTGTAATCATCACCTATTTCATTTATGCCGCGCTGGCGGAATTAACGGCAGAACATCCCGAGAAAGGCTCGTTTCGTACCTATGCCAAAAAAGCCTTCGGGCGTTGGGCGGGCTTCAGTACCGGCTGGTTGTACTGGGCTTCCGAGATGTTGATCTTAGGAGCGTCGCTGACGGCTTTGGGTCTCTTCTCCCAATTCTGGTTTCCTTCCGTTCCGCTGTGGGTTTACGCAGGATTTTACGCGTTGCTCGCCCTAATCGTTGTCATTATAGGATCCAGAGGGATTAATAAAGCGGAAGATTTTTTTGCGATTATCAAAATAGCCGCTGTACTCATGTTCATCACCATCGTCGTCATTGCTCTGTTCAGAAACCCGAAACAAATGGATCTCTCCGGGCAACGGATGGACGAATGGCTCAGCCCTGGCTGGAAGGGAGCGTGGAAGGGACTTCTGTACGCTTTTTATGCGTTTAGCGGCATTGAAGTCATGGGCTTTATGGCGATGAACCTGCGACATCCGAAGGAAGCGCTGAAAGCGGGCAGAGTCATGCTGTTGGCTGTGGGCTTGCTATACATCGTGTCGATCGGTTTGGCTTTAGTGTACATCTCGCCTAAGGACGTAACCCCGGACAAGAGTCCCCTGACTTTAGCTTTGGAGGTCACGGGAACTCCCTTTTTCGTACATTTGCTAAACGGGGTATTCATTATTGCCGGCTTTTCAATCCTTGTAGCTTCCCTTTATGCGGTGTCAACGATGCTGGTCACGCTTTCCCAGGACGGGGACGCGCCGGCTAAACTAGCTGACACCGTGGGTAAACGAAAGCTGCCTTTATATGCATTGGGTGTAAATACGCTAGGTTTACTCGTTTCGATTGCTATGGCTTTATGGATGCCTAAGAGCATATTCGAGCACATTGTAACCGCGGGAGGGCTGGTACTCCTGTACAATTGGCTCATCATTGCGGCGTCGTATCTGAAGTTGGGCAAACCGTCCGTCTGGGGGCGACTTCGCACTTGGATCGCTATAGGGTTCATCCTCTTCGCGGTGTCCGGGACCTTGATGGAGCCAAGCAGCCGTCCCGGATTTTGGGCAAGTCTAGGCATCCTGCTCATCGTTGCGGTCATCACTTTAGGGATGAAGCATCATTGGGCTGCAAAGGAATCAAGCTGA
- a CDS encoding spore coat protein, producing the protein MQQGMQQQGQTYSSQNIQPQLNHGGHEMFDLHEVLAGMINVLDQYMIFRTFVKDQELLDILDRQYHFILSEYDTTVESFSTGRKPSRETSTYMMKGSTQVTYGLKPSQPKKPNQSLADVKDAGISGHMLGLIKSSASLLTMTAVEATNPVVRRVLASQVQNYIEMAYEIFLYQNKNAYYQVPQLQQSDMQQMVKGYAEHQGEPSMPSYQNPNQRPNYMN; encoded by the coding sequence ATGCAACAAGGAATGCAACAACAAGGTCAGACTTACTCATCCCAAAATATACAGCCTCAACTGAATCATGGCGGTCACGAAATGTTTGACCTTCATGAGGTGTTGGCGGGCATGATCAACGTTCTGGATCAATATATGATTTTCCGCACGTTCGTGAAGGATCAGGAACTTCTGGACATTCTGGATCGCCAATATCACTTCATCCTGTCCGAATACGACACAACGGTTGAAAGCTTCTCTACTGGCCGGAAGCCAAGCCGCGAAACGTCAACGTATATGATGAAGGGATCCACGCAAGTTACGTACGGTTTAAAGCCGAGCCAGCCGAAGAAACCGAATCAATCCTTGGCGGATGTGAAGGATGCCGGAATCAGCGGACATATGTTGGGCTTGATCAAGTCCAGCGCATCCCTGCTTACGATGACCGCGGTGGAAGCTACAAATCCGGTGGTCAGACGAGTATTGGCTTCGCAGGTCCAGAACTACATTGAGATGGCTTACGAAATCTTTTTGTACCAAAACAAAAATGCATACTACCAAGTCCCGCAGCTACAGCAGTCGGATATGCAGCAGATGGTGAAAGGCTATGCGGAGCATCAAGGCGAACCAAGCATGCCTTCTTATCAGAACCCGAACCAAAGACCGAACTACATGAACTAA
- a CDS encoding zinc-dependent alcohol dehydrogenase, producing MKAVTYQGAKDIQVKEVEDPKLQKKDDIIVRITSTAICGSDLHIYQGALPTTLKDYVIGHEPMGIVEEVGPEVTKVKKGDRVVLPFNIACGHCFYCNHEMESQCDNSNRNEAIDTGGYFGFTERYGGYPGGQAEYLHVPYGNFVPFVIPESCELEDEALLFLSDVLPTAYWSVENSGMKPGDTVTVLGCGPVGLMAQKFAWMKGAKRVIAIDNLPYRLNKAKTMNDSEIFNFDEYDNMGGHIKEITQGGTDVVIDCVGMDGKKTVVEKIEQKLKLQGGTLSAFEIGINAVKKFGTIQLTGVYGANYNMFPLGTIFERNITLKMGQAPVIHYMPELFRKITAGEFDPREIITHKVPLERASDAYKMFYEHEDESIKVVLKP from the coding sequence ATGAAAGCTGTAACTTATCAAGGCGCTAAGGATATCCAGGTGAAAGAGGTGGAAGATCCAAAGCTTCAGAAGAAAGACGACATTATCGTTCGTATTACTTCTACGGCCATATGCGGCTCTGATCTTCATATCTATCAGGGCGCGCTTCCTACAACGTTAAAGGATTATGTTATCGGACATGAGCCCATGGGGATTGTGGAAGAGGTCGGACCTGAGGTTACGAAGGTGAAAAAAGGGGATCGCGTCGTTCTTCCGTTTAACATCGCCTGCGGACACTGCTTCTACTGTAATCATGAGATGGAGAGTCAGTGTGACAATTCCAACCGCAATGAAGCCATAGATACAGGCGGTTACTTCGGGTTTACCGAGCGTTACGGCGGTTATCCGGGCGGGCAAGCCGAGTACTTGCACGTACCCTACGGCAACTTTGTGCCGTTCGTGATTCCGGAGTCCTGCGAACTGGAAGACGAGGCGCTGCTGTTCCTCTCCGACGTGCTGCCGACTGCTTATTGGAGCGTGGAAAATTCCGGCATGAAGCCCGGAGATACGGTGACTGTACTGGGTTGCGGGCCGGTTGGTCTGATGGCGCAAAAATTCGCGTGGATGAAAGGCGCGAAGCGGGTTATTGCGATCGATAACTTGCCGTATCGGTTGAATAAGGCAAAGACGATGAATGACTCGGAGATTTTCAACTTTGACGAGTACGATAATATGGGCGGACACATTAAGGAGATTACACAAGGCGGAACCGATGTGGTCATTGACTGCGTCGGCATGGACGGCAAGAAGACCGTCGTGGAGAAGATTGAGCAGAAGCTGAAGCTGCAAGGCGGGACGTTGAGCGCCTTCGAAATCGGCATCAATGCGGTGAAGAAGTTCGGAACGATTCAACTGACCGGCGTGTACGGTGCCAACTACAATATGTTCCCGCTGGGTACTATCTTTGAACGAAATATCACGCTCAAGATGGGACAAGCCCCCGTCATTCACTACATGCCCGAGCTGTTCCGGAAAATCACGGCAGGCGAATTCGACCCGCGGGAAATCATTACGCACAAAGTGCCGCTGGAACGGGCTAGTGATGCTTACAAGATGTTCTATGAACACGAGGATGAGTCGATTAAAGTAGTATTGAAGCCTTAG
- a CDS encoding DUF1273 domain-containing protein, whose translation MKNLLITGYRAQELSIYDQKHPGIPYIQKAITAKLLPLVEEGLEWVITPGQYGVDLWACEAVIALKKDYPDLKLSILTAFMNPEEKWKDPKKEYYHNILKGVDYYGSVSKQGYSGVWQFTARDELLFRKSDGIILVYDEEAGEASPRYFKQKALQKHAEEGYRYISITSDEIQAMADEESYEGFE comes from the coding sequence ATGAAGAATCTGTTGATTACCGGCTATCGTGCGCAGGAACTGAGTATTTACGATCAGAAGCATCCGGGCATTCCTTATATCCAAAAAGCCATAACCGCGAAACTTCTTCCCCTCGTGGAGGAAGGGCTGGAGTGGGTGATAACCCCGGGACAGTACGGTGTGGACTTATGGGCGTGCGAAGCGGTCATTGCGCTCAAGAAGGACTATCCCGACCTGAAGCTGTCCATCCTGACCGCGTTCATGAATCCGGAGGAGAAGTGGAAGGACCCCAAGAAGGAATATTATCATAACATTCTGAAGGGCGTGGACTATTACGGTTCGGTGAGCAAGCAAGGATACAGCGGGGTTTGGCAATTTACAGCGAGGGATGAGCTCCTGTTCCGCAAGTCGGACGGCATCATTCTGGTCTATGATGAAGAGGCAGGAGAAGCCAGTCCGCGATACTTCAAGCAAAAGGCGCTTCAGAAACACGCTGAAGAAGGCTACCGCTATATCTCAATCACTTCGGACGAAATTCAGGCGATGGCGGATGAAGAGAGTTACGAAGGATTTGAATAG
- a CDS encoding DUF3934 family protein, translating to MAKAKGGTGRGTDKKGWTRWKEKPKKRVEKPVPGAPKAISNKKKAEVNKGSRDRSQSPQNKKETMVDFGTHK from the coding sequence ATGGCTAAAGCCAAAGGCGGCACAGGTCGGGGAACCGACAAGAAGGGCTGGACCCGGTGGAAAGAAAAGCCGAAGAAGCGCGTTGAGAAACCGGTGCCGGGCGCGCCGAAAGCGATCTCCAACAAGAAGAAGGCGGAGGTCAACAAAGGGTCCCGGGACCGTTCGCAATCCCCTCAGAACAAGAAAGAAACTATGGTCGATTTCGGCACGCATAAATAA
- a CDS encoding glycoside hydrolase family 9 protein encodes MKKKQMGFLVLIMLWSVCSSVLTAYANDPVVEGQAGGAVPPEGYNRLQEIRIFKDRTTPLMGWADGQINKRGAATFPMDEGVTFATYGSSVNDTVYLPSVAFDKAGGNSGWWGGELAISGWATNDLSAYYENGTLEFEVLGETGLESFMVELGDRVDERAAGLMIKVGQTIQIDDNATKSNRNWQHVSIPLKALADQKPAFQLDHLWTLGFGPDWSNNAAAQSFWIANIRITSPDKERSYDPLKVNQVGYLTTMPKYANVSGFAENLLADEGTAFTIENTTNGETVYEGSLELVTAWDPVASGEKVLIARFDDLQTPGEYVLKVEGYSEASHPFEIGENVFDNLLADSMKYYYYQRGGIDLDPAYAGIYARPMFFGGSYAEQFPDENDFSAPFESDMRAGNVDGPKRDVSKGWYDAGDFGKYMRSAGWSVKQLLYAYEEAPQMFTDGQNRIPESGNGLPDILDEAKWELDWILSMQDEASGGFYSAVMDMNTNPFATDLSDPEQARLRNDFKRYVTDTDDAGNTNVKPTYSTGAAVSALAHAAVIYRENPQTADYANQLLSAARKGFKYLVDHPVMIQGKKGTADYFEDDRFFRLQAAGAMYRATGEQAYSDYMLEHYLTYEADPAPSSSGQPSDVDVENRIFGNLNLGIDHGMGYLDYILTPGADQRVIDYVKSNFNHFVAMLKSRSLSGAWKNNAGETYFWGSVGFGMLNTSQVLHSFSKALGTDDSEIYEVLRNNLNFALGTNPLSFSFVSGYGEHSLLKPFSNIYKMDGLATAPAGYLSGGPNGNEGKNYSRFKAKAFADSYGDWTVNEQAIYWNASLVYVTSQTIAASKMKPEASVLSAVEHSEHEVKLAWTKPSGNVKQVQLYMNGNMVQAAPGTSSETTVTGLEPGTEYNFMLRTQSPAGLWSEDSNTVKVTTDKIATPQPEPQPQPQPQPQPQPQPQPEQPGTGGQSGTNGPEVKTQPASKQQQITVEAAQAGVINVALSEGKNEAVLSASDVIRHAEKSLQISKGSVSVSIPGGTLKQLTQLLASSQLETATVHMKLEEITSDQATVIAKAQQDKGLSLAGSVFNLELFAVTKDGKQHKLDSFNTPVEVRFAYAGSGHAKLLGIYRWNEAASLWEYVGGKWNAAKKEITTELSHFSKYALMSYDVKPADVAPKHWAFEAFRTLFAKHVFRGEQGADRNEATVLPHSNMTRGELAVWLTRALQLKSDSSGAVFADVDPKASYAEAVKSLVRAKLATGTSNGAAFEPDRMVTREELAVLMVKAYELYHGIQLTAEAVSYKDQQRISAWASDAVKKSVSAGLMRGTAAAQFSPKAPVTRAQAAVVLQQLLQ; translated from the coding sequence GTGAAGAAGAAACAGATGGGTTTTCTAGTCTTGATCATGTTGTGGTCGGTGTGTTCCTCTGTGTTGACAGCGTATGCGAACGATCCCGTTGTTGAAGGACAAGCCGGGGGAGCCGTACCGCCGGAAGGCTACAATCGCCTGCAAGAGATTCGCATATTCAAGGATCGGACAACCCCGTTGATGGGTTGGGCGGACGGTCAAATTAATAAGCGCGGCGCGGCGACGTTCCCGATGGATGAAGGGGTTACTTTCGCGACGTACGGCAGCAGTGTTAACGACACGGTGTACCTGCCTTCCGTAGCCTTCGACAAAGCCGGTGGAAATTCAGGCTGGTGGGGCGGCGAACTTGCCATCTCAGGATGGGCGACGAACGATCTGTCCGCCTATTATGAGAATGGAACGCTGGAATTCGAAGTGTTGGGAGAAACAGGCTTGGAATCGTTTATGGTGGAACTGGGAGATCGTGTCGATGAGCGGGCCGCAGGCTTGATGATCAAGGTGGGCCAAACGATACAGATTGATGATAACGCTACCAAAAGTAACAGGAACTGGCAACACGTTTCCATCCCGTTGAAAGCGCTGGCGGACCAGAAACCGGCCTTCCAATTGGACCATCTATGGACGTTGGGATTTGGACCGGATTGGTCGAACAATGCCGCAGCCCAATCGTTCTGGATTGCCAATATTCGCATCACCTCACCCGATAAGGAGCGAAGCTATGATCCGCTGAAGGTGAATCAAGTCGGCTATCTGACAACGATGCCTAAGTACGCGAATGTATCGGGTTTCGCGGAAAATCTGCTCGCGGATGAGGGCACTGCGTTCACGATCGAGAACACAACCAACGGTGAAACCGTTTATGAAGGATCGCTAGAGCTGGTGACAGCTTGGGATCCTGTTGCCAGCGGCGAGAAAGTGCTTATTGCGCGCTTTGATGATCTGCAAACTCCCGGCGAATATGTGCTGAAGGTGGAAGGTTATTCGGAAGCTTCGCATCCTTTCGAGATCGGGGAAAACGTCTTTGATAACCTGCTGGCGGACAGCATGAAATATTACTATTACCAACGCGGAGGGATAGATCTGGATCCCGCTTATGCAGGAATCTATGCCCGCCCGATGTTCTTCGGCGGAAGCTACGCCGAGCAATTCCCGGATGAGAACGACTTCAGCGCTCCGTTCGAATCCGATATGCGCGCGGGGAACGTTGACGGGCCCAAGCGGGATGTAAGTAAAGGCTGGTATGACGCCGGTGACTTCGGGAAATACATGCGCTCTGCAGGCTGGTCCGTGAAACAGCTTCTGTACGCTTACGAAGAAGCGCCTCAGATGTTCACAGACGGTCAGAACCGGATTCCGGAGTCGGGCAACGGACTTCCCGATATTTTGGACGAAGCAAAGTGGGAACTGGACTGGATTCTGAGCATGCAAGACGAGGCTAGCGGCGGCTTCTATTCGGCTGTCATGGATATGAACACGAATCCGTTCGCGACCGATTTGAGCGATCCGGAGCAAGCGCGGTTGCGTAATGATTTCAAAAGGTACGTCACGGACACAGATGATGCGGGCAATACTAACGTGAAGCCGACATACAGCACAGGAGCCGCGGTATCCGCACTGGCACATGCTGCCGTGATTTACAGGGAGAACCCGCAAACCGCGGATTATGCGAATCAGTTGCTGAGCGCGGCTCGTAAAGGATTCAAGTACCTGGTAGACCATCCCGTTATGATTCAAGGCAAAAAAGGCACAGCCGACTACTTCGAAGACGACCGCTTCTTCCGTTTGCAGGCTGCAGGTGCTATGTACAGGGCGACCGGGGAGCAAGCGTACAGCGACTATATGCTGGAGCATTATCTGACTTATGAAGCAGACCCTGCGCCTTCCTCTTCAGGCCAACCGAGCGATGTGGATGTGGAGAATCGTATATTCGGCAACCTGAATCTAGGCATTGATCATGGAATGGGTTACCTGGATTACATTCTTACGCCCGGAGCGGATCAACGTGTTATCGATTATGTGAAGTCCAACTTCAATCACTTTGTAGCCATGCTGAAGTCCAGAAGTCTTTCAGGCGCCTGGAAGAATAATGCCGGTGAAACGTACTTCTGGGGCAGTGTAGGCTTCGGCATGCTGAACACTTCGCAAGTGCTGCACTCCTTCTCCAAAGCGCTGGGGACGGATGATTCCGAGATTTATGAAGTGCTTCGGAACAATTTGAATTTTGCGCTGGGTACGAATCCGTTGAGCTTCTCTTTCGTGTCGGGATACGGGGAACATTCATTGCTTAAGCCTTTCAGTAACATCTACAAGATGGATGGACTGGCAACCGCGCCTGCTGGATACCTGTCGGGTGGGCCGAACGGCAATGAGGGTAAGAATTATTCCCGTTTTAAGGCTAAAGCATTCGCGGACAGCTACGGCGATTGGACCGTGAACGAACAGGCTATATACTGGAACGCTTCGCTCGTCTACGTAACGTCGCAGACCATCGCCGCGTCGAAGATGAAGCCCGAGGCATCGGTGCTCAGCGCCGTGGAACATTCGGAGCATGAGGTGAAGCTCGCTTGGACGAAGCCTTCAGGCAATGTGAAACAAGTTCAGTTGTACATGAACGGGAACATGGTTCAGGCCGCTCCGGGGACGAGTTCCGAAACAACAGTTACGGGCTTGGAGCCTGGAACAGAGTATAACTTTATGCTAAGAACCCAATCTCCGGCAGGGTTATGGTCGGAAGATAGCAATACGGTTAAGGTAACTACTGATAAGATTGCGACACCTCAACCAGAACCGCAACCGCAACCGCAACCGCAACCGCAACCGCAGCCGCAACCGCAACCGGAGCAACCTGGAACAGGCGGGCAATCGGGAACGAACGGGCCGGAGGTAAAGACGCAGCCTGCATCCAAGCAGCAACAGATTACAGTGGAGGCTGCGCAAGCTGGAGTCATAAATGTCGCGCTGTCGGAGGGTAAGAATGAAGCGGTATTGTCCGCAAGCGATGTCATCCGTCATGCGGAGAAAAGCCTGCAGATCTCGAAGGGTTCGGTCTCCGTCAGTATCCCGGGCGGCACATTGAAGCAACTGACACAGTTGCTCGCATCGTCGCAGCTGGAGACGGCGACCGTCCATATGAAGCTGGAGGAAATCACATCAGATCAAGCTACGGTAATTGCGAAAGCTCAGCAGGATAAGGGATTATCCTTAGCCGGATCTGTGTTCAATCTTGAACTATTTGCTGTCACGAAAGACGGCAAGCAGCACAAGCTAGACTCGTTCAACACACCGGTTGAAGTCCGTTTCGCATACGCAGGCTCCGGACATGCGAAACTGTTAGGCATCTATCGCTGGAACGAAGCTGCCAGCCTATGGGAATATGTCGGCGGTAAATGGAATGCTGCCAAGAAAGAAATCACAACCGAATTGTCTCACTTCAGCAAGTATGCGTTGATGAGCTATGATGTTAAACCTGCAGATGTGGCGCCGAAGCATTGGGCGTTTGAAGCTTTCAGAACCTTGTTCGCTAAGCATGTTTTCCGAGGCGAACAAGGGGCTGACCGTAACGAGGCAACCGTTCTTCCACATTCAAACATGACGAGAGGGGAACTTGCGGTATGGCTTACCCGCGCGCTTCAATTGAAATCGGATTCATCGGGAGCTGTATTCGCGGATGTAGACCCGAAGGCTTCGTATGCCGAAGCGGTAAAATCGCTGGTTCGCGCCAAGCTGGCAACAGGAACAAGCAATGGCGCTGCCTTTGAGCCGGATCGAATGGTTACCCGTGAAGAGTTGGCGGTGCTGATGGTCAAGGCCTATGAACTTTACCACGGGATACAGCTTACCGCTGAGGCCGTTTCGTACAAAGATCAACAACGCATTTCCGCTTGGGCGTCGGATGCCGTTAAGAAATCGGTAAGCGCCGGCTTGATGCGCGGAACGGCTGCGGCGCAATTCTCGCCGAAGGCTCCTGTAACGCGGGCGCAAGCCGCAGTAGTACTTCAACAGCTGCTTCAGTAA
- a CDS encoding acyl-CoA thioesterase, translating into MRKPTFIQPDKQSWLEQFHFSIPIRIRYCETDMLGHVNNVSYFMYFEQGRIEYFEHIGLTTDLFGDDQVSVVADLECQYLAQLYLRDALKLHVRVASIGRSSLDVEYAVVVDNQLKAAGRGAIVLIDTKSGKSTRIPEEVRERIAAFEGIEI; encoded by the coding sequence ATGAGAAAACCCACTTTCATTCAGCCGGATAAGCAAAGCTGGCTAGAGCAATTCCATTTCTCCATTCCGATCCGAATTCGCTACTGTGAGACCGACATGCTGGGGCATGTGAATAATGTGAGTTACTTTATGTATTTTGAACAGGGACGGATTGAGTATTTCGAGCATATTGGGTTGACCACGGACTTGTTCGGGGATGATCAAGTTTCGGTGGTCGCGGACCTGGAATGCCAGTACCTGGCTCAACTCTATCTGCGGGATGCGCTGAAGCTCCATGTCAGAGTGGCGTCAATCGGCAGGTCTTCGCTGGATGTTGAATACGCCGTCGTCGTAGATAATCAGTTGAAAGCGGCGGGGCGCGGGGCCATTGTTCTGATCGACACGAAGAGCGGCAAGAGCACGAGAATTCCGGAGGAAGTCCGCGAGAGGATTGCGGCTTTTGAAGGCATTGAAATTTAA
- the sigJ gene encoding RNA polymerase sigma factor SigJ translates to MSDYHTLYDEYRPLLFHIAYRMLGLSQDAEDIVQDVFVSLQQQNTVEITNMKAYLCKLVSNRCLNELKSSRKAKTTYIGPWLPEPIVTAAEGNPEKSLELQDDIAYAYLVVMERLTPMERTVFVLRETLGFAFKEIGEWIGTSEVNCRQLFSRGKRKLDAKVNDPGVPISRIKPESRALSVSFSTAFRAGDIPAIVELLSEDAIMHTDGGGIVKAAINPIIGRSRVKDLLAFSISNYLRTGTFKKVLVNGQESFMVLYDGKPHAVYTLVVTPDGTAVSRVYVMMNPHKLLGVARLLERQS, encoded by the coding sequence ATGTCTGATTACCATACTCTTTATGACGAATATCGCCCGTTGTTATTCCATATCGCATACAGGATGCTGGGATTGTCTCAGGACGCCGAAGATATCGTTCAGGATGTGTTCGTCTCCTTACAGCAACAGAATACCGTTGAAATTACCAATATGAAAGCATATCTTTGTAAACTTGTCTCCAATCGCTGTTTAAATGAGCTCAAATCATCGCGCAAAGCAAAGACGACTTACATCGGCCCTTGGCTGCCAGAACCGATCGTAACGGCGGCGGAAGGCAATCCCGAAAAGTCTCTGGAGCTCCAGGACGACATCGCCTACGCTTATCTAGTCGTGATGGAACGGCTGACACCGATGGAAAGGACCGTATTCGTGCTGCGGGAAACCCTCGGCTTCGCTTTCAAGGAAATCGGCGAATGGATCGGCACCTCTGAAGTGAATTGCAGGCAGCTGTTCAGTCGCGGGAAACGAAAGCTGGACGCTAAGGTAAACGACCCCGGTGTACCCATTTCTCGGATAAAACCTGAATCCCGGGCACTTAGTGTTTCGTTCAGCACCGCTTTTCGCGCCGGAGATATCCCTGCCATCGTTGAACTGCTGAGTGAAGATGCCATCATGCATACAGACGGCGGAGGTATCGTAAAAGCTGCAATCAACCCGATTATCGGCCGGAGTCGTGTCAAGGATCTGCTGGCCTTTTCCATTTCCAACTATCTTCGAACTGGGACTTTCAAGAAGGTACTTGTTAACGGCCAGGAAAGTTTTATGGTCCTGTATGACGGTAAACCGCACGCCGTGTACACTCTGGTTGTAACTCCTGACGGAACGGCCGTTTCACGTGTATATGTCATGATGAATCCGCACAAACTTCTGGGTGTTGCCCGTTTGCTCGAGAGGCAGTCCTAA
- a CDS encoding FMN-dependent NADH-azoreductase, which yields MNKLLVINAHPEVNSASSYSLNVLNHFMKIYKERHANDEAIEQINLYNDVIPMVDQTVLSAWGKQNNGEELTSEEQEVTGRMSNILQQFKSADKYVIAYPLHNFNIPSKLKDYMDNILIARETFKYTEDGSVGLLKDGRSMLVIQGSGGIYTNNDWYTEVEYSHKYLKSMFNFLGIEDYNILRVQGTSILPQDEILQKAYQEAEEAASILAVK from the coding sequence ATGAACAAACTGCTTGTCATCAATGCGCACCCTGAAGTGAATTCTGCTTCTTCCTACAGTTTAAATGTCCTAAATCATTTTATGAAAATCTATAAAGAGCGTCATGCCAATGACGAGGCTATCGAACAAATTAACCTTTACAATGATGTTATCCCCATGGTAGACCAAACGGTTTTAAGCGCATGGGGAAAACAAAACAACGGCGAGGAATTAACAAGCGAAGAGCAAGAAGTAACCGGACGGATGAGCAATATTTTGCAGCAATTCAAGAGTGCCGATAAATATGTAATCGCCTATCCATTGCATAACTTTAATATCCCGTCCAAACTGAAAGATTATATGGATAATATTCTGATCGCAAGAGAGACGTTCAAGTACACCGAAGACGGGTCCGTTGGTCTTCTCAAGGACGGACGCAGTATGCTCGTTATCCAAGGCAGCGGCGGCATTTATACTAACAATGACTGGTATACGGAAGTGGAGTACTCCCATAAGTACTTGAAGTCGATGTTTAACTTTCTTGGCATTGAAGATTACAATATACTGCGGGTTCAGGGAACGTCCATCTTGCCCCAAGATGAAATCTTGCAAAAAGCATATCAAGAGGCGGAAGAAGCCGCTTCCATCCTTGCGGTAAAATGA